In Styela clava chromosome 14, kaStyClav1.hap1.2, whole genome shotgun sequence, the following are encoded in one genomic region:
- the LOC120341316 gene encoding 26S proteasome non-ATPase regulatory subunit 14 translates to MDRLMRLGAGGGLQGFGQQPQSDAPMVDTAEQVYISSLALLKMLKHGRAGVPMEVMGLMLGEFVDDYTVRVIDVFAMPQSGTGVSVEAVDPVFQAKMLDMLKQTGRPEMVVGWYHSHPGFGCWLSGVDINTQQSFEALSERAVAVVVDPIQSVKGKVVIDAFRLINPNMMVLGHEPRQTTSNLGHLQKPSIQALIHGLNRHYYSIAINYRKNELEQKMLLNLHKRSWIDGLTLTDYSEHCKVNEDTVTNMLQLAKNYKKALEEEEKMTPEQLAIKNVGKQDPKRHLEEKVDTLMTNNITQCLGAMIDTVVFK, encoded by the exons ATGGATAGGTTAATGAGATTAGGAGCGGGTGGGGGACTTCAGGGATTTGGACAACAACCCCAGTCTGATGCTCCCATGGTTGACACAGCAGAACAAGTTTATATTTCATCGTTAGCTTTATTAAAG ATGTTGAAACATGGCAGGGCTGGCGTACCAATGGAAGTCATGGGTTTGATGCTCGGAGAATTTGTTGATGATTATACG GTCAGAGTGATTGATGTATTTGCAATGCCTCAGTCTGGCACTGGAGTCAGTGTTGAAGCTGTGGATCCGGTGTTTCAAGCCAAGATGTTGGACATGCTGAAACAGACTGGAAG gCCTGAAATGGTGGTAGGTTGGTACCATTCCCATCCTGGCTTCGGTTGCTGGCTATCTGGTGTGGACATCAACACCCAACAAAGTTTCGAAGCGTTGTCCGAACGAGCTGTTGCCGTCGTGGTCGACCCGATTCAGAGCGTTAAAGGAAAG GTTGTCATCGATGCTTTCCGACTGATCAACCCCAACATGATGGTCTTGGGCCACGAACCTCGGCAGACAACGTCTAACCTTGGACATTTACAGAAGCCTTCCATACAG GCTTTGATTCACGGTTTGAACAGACATTACTACTCGATTGCCATCAACTACAGAAAGAATGAACTTGAACAGAAGATGCTGCTCAACCTGCATAAAAGAAG TTGGATCGATGGCCTGACTTTGACAGATTACAGCGAGCATTGTAAAGTGAATGAAGATACCGTCACTAATATGCTGCAGTTGgccaaaaattataaaaag GCTCTCGAAGAAGAAGAAAAGATGACGCCGGAACAACTTGCGATAAAAAATGTTGGAAAACAAGATCCAAAACGTCATTTGGAAGAAAAAGTCGATACTTTGATGACAAATAACATAACGCAGTGCCTCGGAGCCATGATTGATACTGTTGTCTTTAAATAA